A stretch of the Nicotiana tabacum cultivar K326 chromosome 6, ASM71507v2, whole genome shotgun sequence genome encodes the following:
- the LOC107777079 gene encoding carbon catabolite repressor protein 4 homolog 1, which translates to MLSVVRVHLPSDIPIVGCELTPYVLLRRPTDATSLLSDDIPESAPLHGCFLRYKWYRIQSDKQVAICSVHPSEQATLQCLGCVKAKIPVAKSYHCSPKCFSDAWQHHRVLHERAASAVNENGNEEEELFGRFNSTGSGVNMSLTSSQSSGSLTNGTAPLYPAAVAQRNGGETWFEVGRSKTYTPSADDIGHVLKFECAVIDAETKLPVGHASTVLTSRVIPAPSPTPRRLISVNGADIPVHLDLDSRLSSSGTFTVLSYNILSDAYATNELYSYCPSWALTWTYRRQNLLREIVGYRADIVCLQEVQSDHFEEFFAPELDKHGYQALFKRKTAEVFGENINTIDGCATFFRRDRFAHVKKYEVEFNKAAQSLTEALVPSAQKKTALSRLVKDNVALIVVLEAKFNNQGIDNPGKRQLVCVANTHVNVHQELKDVKLWQVHTLLKGLEKIAASADIPMLVCGDFNSVPGSAPHALLAMGKVDPMHPDLAMDPLGILRPATKLMHQLPLVSAYSSFARMPVILGLEQQRRRMDPSTNEPLFTNCTRDFIGTHDYIFYSADSLTVESLLELLDEESLRKDTALPSPEWSSDHIALLAEFRCKPRTRR; encoded by the exons GTACCGCATACAAAGTGATAAACAAGTTGCGATCTGCAGCGTCCACCCATCTGAGCAAGCTACATTGCAATGCCTAGGATGTGTGAAGGCCAAAATCCCTGTTGCCAAGAGTTATCATTGCTCGCCGAAATGTTTCTCAGATGCATGGCAGCATCATCGTGTTCTGCATGAACGTGCTGCTAGTGCTGTGAATGAAAACGGAAATGAGGAGGAAGAATTATTTGGGCGATTCAATAGTACAGGATCTGGTGTTAATATGAGCTTGACTTCTTCGCAATCAAGCGGTAGCTTGACAAATGGAACGGCACCATTATATCCTGCAGCTGTAGCTCAAAGAAATGGTGGTGAAACTTGGTTTGAAGTTGGACGCTCTAAAACTTACACACCATCTGCAGATGATATTGGTCACGTCCTTAAATTTGAATGTGCTGTCATCGATGCAGAAACCAAATTACCTGTTGGACATGCTAGTACCGTGTTAACGTCTCGAGTGATTCCAGCTCCATCTCCTACTCCACGTCGCTTGATTTCAGTTAATGGGGCCGATATACCAGTGCATCTGGACTTAGATAGTCGTTTATCATCTTCAGGAACTTTTACTGTGCTTTCATACAACATTCTGTCTGATGCATATGCAACAAATGAATTGTACAGTTATTGCCCCTCTTGGGCTCTTACTTGGACTTATCGAAGACAAAATCTATTGCGTGAAATAGTTGGCTATCGTGCTGACATTGTTTGCCTTCAAGAG GTTCAGAGTGATCACTTTGAGGAATTCTTCGCTCCTGAGCTGGACAAACATGGTTATCAAGCTCTGTTCAAAAGGAAAACAGCTGAG GTGTTTGGTGAAAATATCAATACCATTGATGGTTGTGCCACATTTTTCCGCCGAGATAGATTTGCACATGTTAAAAAATATGAG GTTGAGTTCAATAAAGCTGCTCAATCTTTGACTGAAGCCTTAGTTCCTAGTGCCCAAAAGAAGACCGCACTAAGTCGTTTGGTTAAG GATAACGTTGCTCTTATTGTGGTTCTGGAAGCAAAGTTCAATAACCAGGGGATTGACAACCCTGGGAAGCGCCAACTTGTTTGTGTG GCTAACACACATGTAAATGTTCATCAAGAGTTAAAGGATGTTAAACTTTGGCAG GTTCACACACTTTTAAAAGGACTAGAGAAAATTGCTGCTAGTGCTGACATTCCAATGCTAGTCTGTGGTGATTTTAACTCAGTCCCCGGAAG TGCTCCTCATGCACTTCTGGCAATGGGGAAAGTTGATCCAATGCATCCAGATTTAGCAATGGACCCTCTTGGTATTTTGCGTCCAGCCACAAAGTTGATGCATCAACTGCCATTG GTCAGTGCTTACTCATCCTTCGCCCGAATGCCTGTGATTCTTGGACTAGAGCAGCAACGGAGGAGGATGGATCCTAGTACCAATGAACCCTTGTTTACAAACTGCACTAGAGATTTTATTGGGACTCATGATTATATATTCTATTCTG CGGACTCTTTAACTGTTGAATCGTTGTTGGAGCTCTTGGACGAGGAAAGCTTGAGAAAAGATACAGCACTTCCTTCTCCAGAGTGGTCCTCCGATCATATAGCACTCTTAGCTGAGTTTCGCTGCAAGCCTAGAACTAGACGCTGA
- the LOC107777080 gene encoding non-specific lipid transfer protein GPI-anchored 14-like produces the protein MAFPSVTVSNFILMLLMIGFASSDFAEDRKECQNQLLHLSSCLSYVGGDAQLPTPACCAQLRKDLHKTKYCLCLIVKDRNEPNIGYKINATLALGLPYVCGAPTNVSECPAILKLAPNSPDAQVFIDFVSHSKTGNNASIGDVQSSSSIKFSNKRWFAAGRDVGVAFCVLIFVMITMI, from the exons ATGGCATTCCCTAGTGTTACAGtatcaaactttatacttatgtTGTTGATGATTGGTTTTGCAAGCTCTGATTTTGCAGAGGATAGAAAAGAGTGCCAAAACCAACTGCTTCATCTATCATCTTGCTTGTCTTATGTTGGTGGAGACGCTCAACTTCCCACCCCAGCTTGCTGTGCCCAGCTCAGAAAAGATttacacaaaaccaaatattgtCTTTGCCTTATTGTAAAAGACAGAAATGAGCCAAATATTGGCTACAAAATCAATGCCACCTTAGCACTCGGTCTGCCGTACGTCTGCGGTGCTCCAACTAATGTTTCAGAATGCCCCG CAATTCTAAAACTTGCTCCTAACTCACCGGACGCTCAGGTTTTTATCGACTTCGTCAGCCACTCCAAAACTGGAAACAATGCAAGCATAGGCG ATGTCCAGTCAAGttcaagtatcaaatttagcaacAAGAGATGGTTTGCTGCAGGGAGAGACGTTGGTGTTGCATTTTGTGTTCTGATATTTGTTATGATCACCATGATTTAG